A genomic window from Meleagris gallopavo isolate NT-WF06-2002-E0010 breed Aviagen turkey brand Nicholas breeding stock chromosome 30, Turkey_5.1, whole genome shotgun sequence includes:
- the LOC100545142 gene encoding calcium/calmodulin-dependent protein kinase type IV-like — translation MPPSCRGATSVVYSCEEKGTRTPYAAKILKKTIDKKIVRTEIGVLLRLSHPNIIKLKEIFETPSEIALVLELVTGGELFDRIVERGFYSERDAAHVVKQILEAVLYLHENGVVHRDLKPENLLYADLSPDAPLKIGDFGLSKIVDEQDTMKTVCGTPGYCAPEILHGCPYGPEVDMWSVGVITYILLCGFEPFFDPRGDQYMYSRILTCDYEFVSPWWDEVSLNAKDLVRKLIVLDPQKRLTVYQALEHPWVTGKAAKFAHMDSTQKKLQEFNARRKLKAAMKAVVASSRLGNHGHHDCSRSRGGSRGGTEATAASEELEAFPAVPKVPINGASCRS, via the exons ATGCCTCCATCCTGCAGGGGAGCCACCTCTGTGGTGTACAGCTGTGAGGAGAAGGGCACACGTACCCCATATGCTGCCAAGATCCTGAAGAAGACA ATCGACAAAAAGATTGTGAGGACGGAGATCGGGGTCCTGCTGCGCCTCTCACACCCCAACATT ATCAAACTGAAGGAGATCTTCGAGACGCCCTCGGAGATCGCTCTGGTGCTGGAATTGGTGACGGGAGGAGAGCTCTTCGACAG GATCGTGGAGAGGGGGTTCTACAGTGAGCGGGATGCAGCCCACGTGGTCAAGCAGATCCTGGAGGCTGTGTTG TATTTGCATGAGAACGGAGTGGTGCACCGGGACCTGAAGCCGGAGAACCTGCTGTATGCAGACCTGTCCCCCGACGCCCCCCTGAAGATCG GTGACTTCGGGCTCTCCAAGATCGTGGATGAGCAGGACACCATGAAAACTGTCTGTGGGACACCGGGGTACTGCG CCCCTGAAATCCTGCACGGCTGCCCCTATGGCCCTGAGGTGGATATGTGGTCGGTGGGTGTCATCACCTACATCCT GCTCTGCGGCTTCGAGCCCTTCTTTGACCCACGTGGGGACCAATACATGTACAGCCGCATCCTCACCTGTGACTACGAGTTCGTGTCCCCGTGGTGGGACGAGGTTTCCCTCAATGCCAAGGACCTG GTCAGAAAACTGATCGTCTTGGATCCCCAGAAGAGACTGACGGTCTATCAGGCTCTGGAGCATCCCTGGGTGACTGGAAAAGCAGCCAAGTTTGCCCACATGGACAGCACACAAAAGAAGCTGCAGGAATTTAACGCCAGGAGGAAACTGAAG gctgccatGAAAGCCGTGGTGGCATCCAGCCGTTTGGGCAACCACGGCCACCACGACTGCTCCAGGAGCCGGGGGGGCTCCCGGGGGGGCACTGAGGCCACCGCTGCATCCGAGGAGCTGGAGGCGTTCCCTGCTGTGCCCAAAGTGCCCATCAACGGGGcgagctgcaggagctga